Proteins encoded by one window of Synergistota bacterium:
- a CDS encoding NAD(P)H-dependent oxidoreductase subunit E, giving the protein MSQEPIEEKIDEIISRYPSPTGRVLSVLEDIQEVEGYLSKEALKLLSKKLKIPLANLYSLATFYSFFNLKAVGTYTITVCMGTACHVKGAPRVLETLKKLLGIDEGETTSDGSFTLSAARCFGACSIAPVIKINDRVYGHITPEMLPSILKIYGWREKK; this is encoded by the coding sequence ATGTCCCAGGAACCAATAGAAGAAAAAATCGATGAAATCATATCGAGATACCCATCTCCCACGGGAAGGGTCCTAAGCGTACTCGAAGATATTCAAGAAGTTGAGGGGTATCTTTCTAAGGAAGCGCTAAAACTACTTTCCAAAAAGCTCAAGATTCCACTCGCTAATCTATACAGTTTAGCCACTTTCTACTCCTTCTTTAACCTCAAAGCGGTGGGAACCTACACCATCACGGTATGTATGGGAACCGCATGCCACGTTAAAGGAGCGCCGAGGGTCCTCGAGACACTGAAGAAACTGCTGGGAATAGATGAAGGAGAGACAACATCCGACGGAAGCTTCACGCTAAGCGCAGCGAGATGCTTTGGAGCGTGCAGTATAGCCCCCGTCATAAAGATAAACGATAGGGTATACGGACACATAACACCGGAGATGCTACCATCTATACTTAAGATATATGGGTGGCGAGAGAAAAAATGA
- a CDS encoding helix-turn-helix transcriptional regulator produces the protein MDIGRKIKRLRKEKKLTLQELSKRSGVSPGYISMLERGFKKSPTLEILKKLAKGLDIKLSELIGEEIIEFEQDERTKALLRAADELSKLDLDSLESLLKAIREIKKRDGR, from the coding sequence ATGGATATAGGAAGAAAGATAAAACGGTTAAGAAAAGAGAAAAAGCTTACGCTACAGGAGCTATCAAAGAGGAGTGGGGTATCCCCCGGATATATCTCGATGTTAGAGCGAGGATTTAAAAAATCCCCAACGCTTGAGATCCTCAAAAAGCTAGCAAAGGGACTTGACATAAAGTTATCTGAGCTCATAGGAGAGGAGATAATCGAGTTCGAGCAGGATGAGAGAACGAAAGCTCTCCTAAGAGCAGCAGACGAGCTCTCAAAGCTCGATCTTGATTCCTTAGAAAGCCTGCTTAAGGCAATAAGGGAGATAAAAAAGCGCGACGGTAGATGA
- a CDS encoding 4Fe-4S binding protein has product MASSSGDPERLMIYINPERCMGCKSCEIACAIDHSSSKNLFEAIFESPLPKARTKVIVADLFNVPMRCQHCEDAPCINVCPTGAIAKTPEGFVSLKTEKCIGCLMCVLACPFGHPRYESEYKSVLKCEFCADRVREGRLPACVEACPTGALLFGTVEEIMDEIKKESAERLVQGLKTPEVVLVKAEPAKGETPTGVKPTDVYLAYLKVKWY; this is encoded by the coding sequence ATGGCATCTTCCAGCGGTGATCCTGAGAGACTAATGATCTATATAAACCCCGAAAGATGCATGGGCTGTAAATCCTGCGAGATAGCTTGTGCGATTGACCACTCTTCGAGCAAGAACCTCTTCGAAGCGATCTTCGAATCGCCTCTGCCGAAAGCAAGAACTAAGGTAATAGTAGCAGACCTCTTTAATGTGCCAATGAGGTGCCAGCATTGTGAGGATGCACCTTGCATAAATGTATGCCCCACAGGTGCGATAGCAAAAACCCCTGAGGGATTCGTTTCACTGAAAACGGAAAAGTGCATAGGATGCTTGATGTGCGTCTTAGCCTGTCCCTTTGGGCATCCAAGATACGAATCAGAGTACAAGTCGGTCCTTAAATGTGAATTCTGCGCCGATAGAGTCAGAGAAGGAAGGCTTCCTGCCTGCGTTGAGGCGTGTCCAACTGGAGCGCTTCTCTTTGGAACCGTCGAGGAAATAATGGATGAGATTAAAAAGGAAAGCGCTGAGAGGCTCGTCCAGGGATTAAAGACTCCCGAGGTTGTGCTCGTTAAAGCGGAGCCCGCCAAGGGCGAGACGCCTACGGGAGTCAAACCAACTGATGTTTACTTAGCCTACTTAAAGGTAAAGTGGTACTAA
- the cooS gene encoding anaerobic carbon-monoxide dehydrogenase catalytic subunit, whose amino-acid sequence MKDYIRYKVASKGVSITKNVSNLIEKAEEDGVKTVWHRFLEQQPQCGFGQLGICCRNCAMGPCRIDPFGSGPNRGICGASADTIVARNILRMIAAGAAAHSDHARDVNHVFKMTAKGETPYYRLTDTEKLETLAKALGVEVDGKSSSEVAIEVAEILEREFGKQDDEPLRLLMGLAPKKRIEVWEKLGVLPRAIDREICECMHRTHIGVDADPASLLLHGVRTSLSDGWSGSMMATLLSDILFGTPKPLKSTANLGVLKENMVNIILHGHNPILSAKIAEIAESDEMQELARKNGAEGVNVAGMCCTGNEILMRMGVPLAGNMLMQELAIITGAVEAMIVDYQCIMPAVVDVAGCYHTKIITTEPKGHIPGAMHIEFHPEKADEIATEIIKTAIENYKNRIKERIFIPKEKMELMAGFSVEAILSALGGTLEPLINLIKDGTIKGVVGIVGCNNPKVIHNNSHVTLTKELIKRDILVVGTGCWGIAAAMHGLLNVGAVEEAGPGLKKVCESLSIPPCLHMGSCVDCSRILIALGAMAEAIGVDISELPAAGSAPEWMSEKAVSIGTYFVASGVFTHLGVIPPVLGSQTVTKLLTEDIESLIGGKFYVEPDPVKAAETIYAFILEKRKKLGLS is encoded by the coding sequence GTGAAAGATTACATAAGGTATAAAGTAGCCTCCAAGGGGGTATCGATAACGAAAAACGTGAGCAACTTAATAGAAAAGGCAGAGGAAGACGGCGTTAAGACCGTATGGCATAGATTCTTAGAACAGCAACCGCAATGTGGATTCGGACAGCTTGGGATATGCTGCAGAAACTGCGCCATGGGACCATGTAGAATCGATCCCTTTGGATCAGGACCAAACAGGGGAATATGCGGAGCAAGTGCTGACACAATAGTTGCGAGAAATATACTAAGGATGATAGCCGCTGGAGCTGCAGCACATAGCGACCATGCAAGAGATGTAAATCATGTTTTTAAGATGACCGCGAAAGGTGAAACTCCATACTATCGCCTGACAGACACGGAAAAGCTTGAAACCCTTGCCAAGGCTCTCGGCGTGGAAGTAGATGGAAAAAGCTCAAGCGAGGTCGCAATTGAGGTTGCAGAAATACTGGAGAGGGAATTCGGAAAGCAGGATGATGAACCTCTAAGGCTTCTTATGGGGCTCGCTCCCAAGAAGAGGATAGAGGTTTGGGAAAAGCTCGGTGTACTCCCAAGAGCCATAGATAGGGAGATATGCGAATGCATGCACAGAACTCACATAGGCGTAGATGCTGATCCTGCAAGTCTTCTCCTTCACGGCGTCAGGACTTCCCTAAGTGATGGATGGAGCGGATCAATGATGGCAACTCTCCTAAGCGATATTCTCTTTGGAACCCCTAAGCCCTTAAAATCTACAGCTAATTTGGGAGTTCTTAAGGAAAACATGGTCAATATTATTCTTCACGGACACAATCCCATCCTCTCTGCAAAGATAGCAGAAATAGCCGAAAGCGATGAAATGCAGGAGTTAGCCAGGAAAAACGGAGCTGAAGGGGTAAACGTTGCCGGAATGTGCTGTACCGGCAATGAAATCCTCATGAGAATGGGAGTCCCGCTTGCAGGAAATATGCTTATGCAGGAGCTTGCCATCATAACCGGCGCTGTAGAAGCAATGATAGTTGACTATCAGTGCATCATGCCCGCTGTGGTCGATGTTGCAGGATGCTATCATACCAAGATCATAACAACAGAACCCAAGGGGCACATCCCAGGAGCTATGCACATAGAGTTTCATCCCGAGAAGGCGGATGAAATAGCCACAGAGATAATAAAAACTGCCATAGAGAATTACAAAAATAGAATAAAGGAAAGGATTTTTATACCGAAGGAGAAGATGGAGCTCATGGCAGGATTTAGCGTAGAAGCGATATTGAGTGCACTCGGGGGAACGCTCGAGCCTCTCATCAACCTGATAAAAGATGGCACCATTAAAGGTGTAGTTGGAATAGTTGGATGCAATAACCCGAAAGTTATCCACAACAATAGCCATGTAACCTTAACCAAAGAGCTCATAAAGAGAGATATCCTCGTTGTTGGAACCGGATGCTGGGGTATAGCTGCCGCAATGCATGGGCTTCTCAACGTGGGAGCTGTGGAGGAAGCAGGCCCCGGACTTAAGAAGGTCTGCGAAAGCTTAAGCATCCCGCCATGTCTCCACATGGGATCATGCGTGGATTGCTCAAGGATACTCATAGCCCTTGGAGCCATGGCGGAGGCTATCGGTGTTGATATCTCTGAACTTCCAGCTGCAGGATCTGCCCCTGAGTGGATGAGTGAGAAGGCGGTATCCATAGGAACCTATTTCGTGGCAAGCGGAGTCTTTACTCACCTCGGTGTGATACCGCCCGTCTTAGGAAGCCAGACGGTAACGAAACTCCTAACCGAGGATATAGAGAGCCTCATTGGAGGAAAGTTCTATGTGGAACCAGATCCAGTGAAAGCAGCAGAGACCATTTACGCCTTTATTCTGGAAAAGAGGAAGAAGCTGGGACTCTCATGA
- a CDS encoding ImmA/IrrE family metallo-endopeptidase — MSLPVDLERIAHRLGIVLIPYDFPPSISGMAYVGRRKFVLYNQNHPLPRRRFTIAHEIYHIEKHMHDGKTSLNKGNIEKEANAGAARILLPYRDLKAHLKDPRWLYDLSALARKAIVSPITLVRRVHEIKFASISLFELKLRENVLCVRRLVGEPFSMPGWTALLEGARGREFFLKKNELLYRFSNYGRAHLLYVYPL, encoded by the coding sequence ATGAGCCTACCCGTAGACTTAGAAAGGATAGCACACAGGCTCGGAATAGTTCTCATCCCTTATGATTTTCCTCCCAGCATATCCGGAATGGCTTACGTCGGGCGCAGAAAGTTTGTGCTTTACAATCAGAATCACCCATTACCAAGACGCAGATTCACCATAGCTCATGAGATATACCATATAGAGAAACATATGCATGATGGAAAAACATCCCTTAATAAAGGCAATATCGAAAAGGAGGCTAACGCGGGAGCAGCGAGAATCCTATTACCATATAGAGACCTAAAGGCCCACCTTAAGGATCCTCGATGGCTTTATGATTTATCCGCTCTTGCGAGAAAGGCAATAGTGTCCCCGATAACGCTGGTCAGAAGAGTCCACGAGATTAAATTTGCCTCAATATCCCTTTTCGAGCTGAAGCTGAGAGAAAACGTCCTCTGCGTCAGAAGACTGGTAGGAGAACCATTTTCCATGCCTGGGTGGACTGCCCTCCTAGAGGGCGCGCGGGGTAGAGAGTTCTTTCTGAAAAAGAACGAGCTTCTTTACCGATTCTCGAACTACGGCAGAGCTCATCTCCTCTATGTTTATCCCCTTTAG
- a CDS encoding AAA family ATPase, which translates to MRILVAGKGGVGKTTVSALLAYELAEKGYSVLALDTDSVPNLAQSLGIPYEEAEKIIPLSKNEELAEKRTGARPGEGWGTLFSLTPKVNDIADSYGLRISKNLNLVVVGSIDQGKEGCLCPAIALARAFLRHVLLKKGEVIVVDCEAGAEVFGRGLAEKFDVMLCISEPTYKSLRIARKLLKMGRELSILRSFLVINKVQDEIIESLYERVFKNDNIPLLALPFDAELRRCEEAEGGVNSLPRETPLRKGIEKIVSEIMEG; encoded by the coding sequence ATGAGAATACTGGTAGCAGGAAAGGGCGGGGTCGGTAAAACAACCGTCTCCGCCCTTCTCGCATACGAGCTCGCGGAAAAAGGATACAGCGTGCTCGCGCTTGACACAGATTCCGTTCCCAATCTTGCACAGAGCCTTGGCATTCCCTATGAAGAAGCAGAAAAAATTATTCCCCTTTCCAAAAACGAAGAACTTGCTGAGAAAAGAACTGGAGCCCGTCCTGGTGAAGGATGGGGAACCCTCTTCTCGTTAACGCCGAAGGTTAACGATATAGCAGACTCATATGGATTGAGAATTTCTAAGAACCTTAATCTTGTTGTAGTAGGAAGCATAGATCAAGGCAAAGAAGGCTGTCTTTGCCCCGCCATAGCCCTCGCGAGAGCCTTTCTTAGGCATGTTCTGTTGAAAAAGGGAGAGGTAATTGTCGTAGACTGTGAAGCAGGAGCCGAGGTTTTTGGAAGAGGACTTGCTGAAAAGTTTGATGTCATGCTTTGCATCTCTGAACCAACTTATAAGTCTCTGAGAATCGCCAGAAAGCTCCTCAAAATGGGAAGAGAGCTTTCCATTTTAAGAAGCTTTCTCGTTATAAATAAGGTTCAAGACGAAATCATAGAAAGTTTATATGAGCGTGTCTTTAAAAATGATAACATTCCTCTCCTCGCTCTTCCGTTTGATGCGGAACTTAGGCGCTGTGAGGAAGCCGAGGGCGGGGTAAATTCCCTACCGAGGGAAACTCCCCTTAGAAAAGGAATTGAAAAAATCGTCAGTGAGATAATGGAGGGATAA